The following DNA comes from Bacillota bacterium.
GGCGGCTCTTGCCTCCGGAAAGGACCAGGATGCCTGGACGCTCTTTTTCGACCTCCTGCTGGAGTACGGCCCCCATGTGCGCGTAATCGGCCACGCCATGCACGAAGATGACGTGGCGAAGGCCGTGGCCCGGCCCGATGTGATGGTGGGGTCGGATGGTTACGCCCTGCCCCTGGAGGGAGACGGCCATCCCCATCCCCGCTCATTTGGCACTTTTCCGCGCGTTCTGGGGCGCTACAGCCGGGAGGAGGGGGTCATTTCCCTGGAAGCAGCCGTACGCAAGATGACGGGGCTACCCGCCGCGAAGCTGGGACTCCGGGACCGCGGCCTCGTGCACGAGGGATACTGGGCAGACCTGGTGTTGTTTGACCCTCACCTTATCCAGGATACGGCCACCTTCGAACAGCCCTGGCAGCGCCCCCGCGGCATAGTGCATGTGCTGGTTAACGGGCAGCCGGCATCGGCACGCGCCGGATGCGTTCTCTCCTCGACCCCCACCTGAGGGAATGACGTCTGCGGGGGCAGGGCAGAGGGGCCGGGTCATGTGCGGTGGAACGCGGCGAGCAGTATGAGGAGCAGTCCCGGGAGCACCGACGCCTGCCCCGGCAAGCAGGCGCGGGTCGAGGCACGCCCTATGGTTACGCCGGCGGCCACGAAGGCCGCGCAGCCCAGCGACACCGTCACCACCACGTGGGCGGGAAACGCGAGCATCCCCGCTGCGAATCCTGCGCCGAAGGCGTCCAGGCCCAGGGCCAGACCCAGCAGGGCCGATTCACCGGCGTCGATGCGACCCGACCTGTCGAGGTCGGCCGCCTCGGGATCGCGCAGGATTTGCACAACGATGCCCAGCGGGCGGAGGCGCCAGGTGGCGAGGGATGGCGTCCGTGCGCGGCGCAGGTACTGATGCCATCCCTGGTACACCTCCCACAACCCGACGGCAATCAGCAGGAGCCGCCCGAGGGTCGAGGCAACTGCCGCGTCCGTAGAGGTTCGGATGGACTGACCGGCCGCGATGGATGCGCTCATGAGAACCCCGGTGAGCAGGGCGATGACCAGGTACGCGGCAGGAGGTAAGCGAGTGCCCCTGATGCCGTAGGAGAGTCCTGCGCCCAGGCCGTCCAGGCTCAGGGCAATGGTCAGCAGTAATACCGGCCAATCCGGCACGATCCGTCACCTCGCTCACCTTCCCAGTATACGCGGCAGCCATCTCCCCCACTTTCCACTTTACCGCAGCATCGGCCGTCTGACCAGCAGGATTCCCGTGTGCCGCCGGGGAAACCCAGGTGTGACTGGATGCCGTCTGGAACTGTGGCAAGGTCGAGGCGGCCCGAAGGAGTGATACGATGGCGGAACCGATGTTCAGAGGAGTGTTTGCGCCCATTCCCACACCCTTTGGGGAGGATGGAGAGATAGCGTACGGGGCCCTGCGGAAGAACCTGGACCGATGGGCGGCCACGCGTCTGGCGGGTCTGGTAGTGCTGGGGAGCAATGGGGAGTTTGCGCTCCTGGACCCCGATGAGAAGGAAGCCCTGGTGGGGTTCGTGCGCGAGCATTTCCCCGCTGACCGGCCCGTGATCGCCGGTACCGGCTGTGAATCCACCCGGGCCACCATCCGTTTCACCAGGAGGGCGGCCCAGCTGGGGGCCGATGCGGCTTTGGTGCTCAACCCGTACTATTACAAGGGCTCCATGACCGATGCGGCCCTGAAGCGGTTCTACCTGGATGTGGCGGAAGCATCCCCAATCCCGGTGATGGTCTACAACATGCCCGGGAACACGGGCCTGAACCTTTCCAGCAGCCTGGTGGTGGAGCTGGCGCAGCACCCCAACATCGTGGGGGTGAAGGACAGTTCCGGGAACATCGTACAGATTTCCGAGATCGTGGCCGGGGCTCCGGAGGGATTTGCCGTTTTCGCGGGGTCGGGTAGTTTCCTCCTGCCCACCATCCTGATGGGCGGTGTGGGTGGCACGCTGGCGGTGGCCAACGTGTTGCCCGACGAGTGTGCCGGCATCGTTTCCATGGCCCAGGAGGGGCGGCTGGAGGAGGCCCGTTTGCTCCAGCTGAAGATACTGGCGGCCAACGCGGCCGTGACCAGCCGGTGGGGAGTCGCAGGCCTCAAGGCAGCCCTGGACATGATCGGCTATTACGGTGGTCCGCCCCGACCCCCGATTCTCCCCCTGGACGAGGCTGTGCGGGCCCAGTTGCGCACCATCCTCATACAGGCGGGCGCTCTGGCTGGCTGTAACGAGCACTGATGGCGGCCAGAAGCAGGGAGCGGTGGCTGGGGCATCCCGTTTTCCGGCACAGGTTGGACAGGTGACTGCGCATGTGATGGGCGCGGGCAGAGGGGGGGCGAGGGGGTGCGAGAGGCCGTGTGGGACTTCTTCCAGTTTCAGTTGCCCACCCGCATCGTGGCGGGGATGCAGGCACTTTCCGGCCTGGGCGACGAGGTCCTGGGCCTGGCGGCGCGGGCCGATCAACGCTGCTGCGTGCTGCTGGTCACGGACCGGGACCTGGCAGGGGCCGAGCCCGTGCGGCTGGTGGTGGACTCTCTGCGGGGACGCGGGGTGGGGGTTGAGGTATTCGGGGAAGTGGCCCCCGACAGTTCGGTGGGCGTGGTACGGCGGGGTGCTGCGGCGTATCTGGAGGCAGGAGCCGAGGTACTGGTGGCGGTGGGAGGCGGTAGCAGCATCGACACCGCCAAGGCCATCAACATGATGGTGTCCACGGGGCAGGACATCCTGGACCTGCAGGGGGTGGGGGTACTGGATCGGCCCCTGCGTCCCCTGGTGGCCATCCCCACCACAGCGGGCACGGGCAGTGAGGTCACCTTTTTTGCCATGATCAGGGATCCTGACCTGGGCGAGAAGCTCCCCTTTGTGAGTGCGTACCTGGCTCCTCACCTGGCGGTCCTGGCTCCCCAACTGACGGTGGGAATGCCTCCCCTGCTGACGGCCACCACGGGTATCGATGCCCTTACCCACGCCGTCGAGGCTTTCCTTTCCGGCAATCGGGATCCTATCTCCGACGCCCTGGCCCTGAGGGCGGTGAGCCTGATCTGGCGAAATTTGCCCCGGGCCGTTCACTGCGGCACCGATCTTGAGGCGCGGGCCCATATGCAGGTGGCGGCCTGCCTGGCCGGCATGGCGTTCAATCATCCCATGGTGGGAGTGGTACACGCCCTTGCCCATGCCGTGGGCGGGCGCTACGGAGTGCCCCACGGTCTGGCCAACGCCATCTTCCTGCCCGAGGGGGTGCGCTTCAACCTGCCGGGTAACGAGGTGCGGCTGGTGGAGTTGGGCCGGGCCATGGGCCTGCCGGGCCTGCCGGCGGCGGAGGGGTACGGTGAGGCGGACATGGCGGAGGCGGCGGCCAGGGTGGTGGAGGAGACAGCCCGGTTCATAGATTCGCTGGGGATAAGGCGCAGCCTGCGGGCGGCGGGGGTGGGGGAAGAGGCGGTGCCGGTGGTGGCGGAACTGGCCCTTTCTGACGGGTCGCTTGCCGCCAACCCGCGCTGGCCCGAGTATCAGGACCTGGTGGCCATGGTGAGGTCTGTCCTGTAGCCATCCAATCCGATGGCCATCCCAATGCGAAGGGGGAAGTTTGCATGCCGTATTTCAAGGACGCCGAGGACCTGTACGACCTGCTCGGAGGTCTTTTCCGACAGGGCCGGGAGCATCCCGACCTGGCACCCAAGGTGGCAGCTTCAAAGATCCTCATCCAGTTCCAGTATCAGGAGCCCGAGGCCGTGATCACCATCAACGCCAAGAATCCCCAGGAGCCGCCGCCCTATGACGTGATCTTGGGGCCCACCGACATCAAGCCCGACGTGGTCATGACCATGAAGGCGGACGTGGCCCACGAGTTCTGGTTGGGTAAGGTGAACCTGCTCACCGCTCTGGCCCGGCGCCAGATAGTGGCCCAGGGGCCGGTATCCGTGGCCATTAAACTGGTACCGGTCCTGGGACCGGCGTTCACCCTGTACCGGCAGTACCTGGAGCAGAAAGGCCGCCAGCCCTGAGCGGCATTGCCATGATCGTGCGGGTGTCGCGGGCGGTGGCCCCGTCTTGAACCACTCGGTGCGGAGGTGAGGCCGGTGACCGGTTACCACGGGCGGTACCTGGAAGTGGACCTGACCCGCGGACAGGTGGAGGTTCGTGCCTGGCCGTCAAGCTGGGCGGAGCGGTTCGTGGGAGGAAGTGGGCTGGGGGCGTGGCTCATTTACCAGGAGCTGGGGTCTGCCCTGGCCGGGCTGCATCCCCTGGAGGCGGCTTCTCCCCTGGTCTTCGCCACCGGCCCGCTCACCGGGAGCGGGCTCCCCGGCACGGCACGATCGGTGGTGTGCGCCCTGTCGCCCCTCACGGGGATCTGGGGGGAGGCCAACGCCGGCGGCAACTTCGGTCCTGCGCTCAGGTGGGCGGGGTGGGACGGTATCCTGATCCGGGGGCGGGCGGTGCGGCCCTGCTGGCTGGAGATCACGGACCGAGGTGCCCAAATCCACCCCGGCGAGGATTTGTGGGGCCGGGACACTTACGAGACAACTTTGGCCCTGCTAGAGCGAGCCCCGCGGGGGTCGCTTGCCGCGGTGGGGTGTATCGGTCCCGCGGGGGAACGGCGGGCTCCCCTGGCGGCCATCATCCACAACCGGGGCCATGCCTTCGGCCGCACCGGCATGGGGGCGGTCATGGGGAGCAAGAACCTGAAGGCCATCGCCGTGTGGGGCAGGACCCCGCCCCCGGTCGCCGATCCTGCCCTGTTCCGCGAAGTGCGGACCCGCATGCTGGAGAAGATCAGGGAGCACATTGTCACCCAGTCCCTTTCGTTCGCGGGCACCGCCAGTTCCATTGACCTGTCCAGCCTGAGCGGGGATTTGCCCGTACGCAACTGGTCCCGTCCCACCTGGGCGGGTGTGGAGGCCATAAATGCCACCAGTTACGAGTCCATCCTGGTGGGCAAGGAGAGTTGCTTCGGCTGCCCGGTGGGGTGCAAGCGCCGGGTGCGCGTGGGGCCGCCACAACCGGGACGACCCGGGGGCCCGTGGCAGGCGGAGGGGCCGGGGCCCGAGTACGAGACACTGGCTGCGCTGGGAAGCCTGCTGGAGGTCGGCGACCTGGGTGCCATCGCCTGCGCCAACGAACTGTGTAACCGGGCGGGGCTGGACACCATCAGCCTGGGTGCCACGCTAGCCATGGCCACGGAGCTGGACGAGGTGGGGCTGCTCCCCCCGGAGATGACGGGGGGCCTCCGGTTGCGCTGGGGTGACGCCGCCGCCATGGTGGAGGCGGTGCGCAGGGCGGCCGGGGGGGAGGGGCTGGGGAGATGGCTGGAGCAGGGGACGCGACGGCTGGCGGCCGCCCTGCTCGACCACCACGGCGGCCGGGGGGACGGGGTGGCGGCGGTCATCGGGGAGGCCGCCGTGCATGTCAAGGGGCTGGAAGTCCCCATGCACGACCCCCGGGCCAACCACGGCATGGCCCTGGCGTACGCCACCTCGTACCGCGGAGCCTGCCACGTTTCGGAGATCAACTACTTCCTGGAGCAGGGTGCCGCCACCATGCCCGGGCTCGGACTGGGAGAGCCTCTCCCCGGGCCGTCCGCCGGGGGCAAGGCTCCGGTGGTGGTGGCGGCACAGGACTTCACGGGATTGGCCTGCAACTGCCTGCTGTTCTGTTACTTCATCCTGGTAGCCCTGGACGACACCGATGTTTGCCAGGCCGTGGAAGCCGTCACCGGTAGGGCGTGGACCGTGGGTGCATTGCGGGAAGCCGGGGAACGGGTCTGGATGCTGAAACGGTTGATCAACACGGCTCGGGGCGTTACCCGCCGGGACGATCGCCTCCCGGCCCGGTTGCTGAGGGCGTTCGACGAGGGGCCCGTGGCGGGGTCAAGCCCCGACCTGGAGTCCATGCTCGATGAGTTTTACCGCCTGCGCGGCCTTGACGAGCAGGGGATACCCCGTCCCGAGACCCTGGCTCGCCTGGGCCTGGCCCTGGCCGGCCTTGGGCGGGCGGGGAGTCCGGAGGAGCGTTAGAAGGGGAAGGGCCAGGGGACGCCCAGTTCGCGGCAGTTGTTCCTGATCTCCTCCAGCACCACCGCGTTAACCGGGATGCCCTCGCGGGCCCTTTCCTCCTCCGCCTCGAATTCTTTCTCTCCCGCCAGGTAGATGCGGTCCTGGCCTTCCTCCTTCGGGGAGTTCTTGAGTTCGCGGATGAATTGATCCAGGCGGGCCTTGAACTGGGCCGGGGGCATGATGGCGTCTATCTTGATGGCGGCGAAGAAGTGGCCCACGTTCGACGGCCGTCCCTGGGGATCACCGGGCGGAAAGACGTGGGTGAGGAAACCGGCTCCCGATAGCACTCCGCACAGGATGTCCACCACGCTGGCCAGGCCGTATCCCTTGTAACCCGATGTTTCCGCCGGCCCTCCCAGAGGGAAAAGCCCGCCCCCGTGCAGGATGCGGTCGGGATTGTCGGTGGGTTTGCCCGCTTCGTCCGCTCCCCAGTGGGGCGGCACCTTATCCCGGCGCCGGCTGTACACTTCTATGCGACCGATGGGCACCACGCTGGTCGCCATGTCCAGCACGAAGGGGCGCTCCTCCCCGGCTGGGGCAGCCACGCTGATGGCGTTGGTGCCGATGATCCTCTTGCGCCCGTAGGTGGGGATCACCAGGGGCTGGCTGTTGGTCAGGGAGATGCCGATCATGTCGTGGGGCAGGGCCATCATGGCATAGTAACCGGCGATCCCGTAGTGGTTACTGTTGCGCACCAGGACGGCTGCCATCCCCACTTCCGCGGCCATCTCCAGGCACATGCGCATGGCGTGCACCCCAGCAACCTGGCCCATGCCGTTGTTGGCGTCCAGCACCGCCAGCCCCGCGCTGCGTTGTACCACCGTCACCTCTGTGCGGGGGTTTATCCGTCCAACCCGCAACCGGTTCAGGTAGTACGTATTCAGCCTTTGCACCCCATGGGATTCGATCCCCCGCAGATCCGCCCGGACCAGGACGTCAGCTATGATTTCCGCCTGGTCGGGGGGGACGTCGACCCGCTCCAGGATGCGGGCGACCAAGTCCTTCATCACCTGTGCGTCGACCCTGATGTATACGGGCTGGCTGGCTCCTTCGGCCACTGGTTTCGCCTCCCCTTACCGCGTTTGCTTTGGTTTTCGACACGGCCCCCGTTTCTCCTACCGGAAATGGCAGGGGCCGGCAACCGTCAGCAATGCCGGCCAGTACGATGGACCACGACCCGGGACAGCCACCACACCGCTGCGAAGGTCACCAGCACCCCGAGCAGGCCAGCGAGGGCCGTACTTGCGCCGCCCGGTACGCCCGGCAGGGAGTAGTCGGGGATCGGTGCCTGCAGCATGGTGATAGCTCTTCCCAAGAAGGCACAGTCCTCTGCCACCCGCTCCAGGCCGTCCGGCCAGGGGCACGCGATGGGCGCCAGCAGCAGGGCTACCAGGATGGCTGCGGCCAGGATCCACCAGTGCGTTTTTTCTGCCCCTTGATAGGAGTGCGTCATGACCGTATCCCTCCTGCCGCGGTTTCAGGTAGGCCGAGCAGAGCCGGGCGGACGCGCGCCACGTAGGCCAGGACCGCCGTGGTGATGATCCCCTCGCCCAGCCCGATGAGGGCGTGCCACGACGCCATGGCCGGAACGGCCACCCGCAGCGGCACGGTGCCCGCTATGCCGAGTTCCAGGGCAGCGGCCAGTGCTGCTACCAGCACCGACAACCAGCTGGCCAGGAAAGCCGCTACCGGGTGGAATCCGGCGCCCCGTCGCAGCATCCGGTAGGTCAGGTGGGCGGTAAGGGTTCCTATCACCGCCATGTTGAAGACGTTTGCCCCGAGGGCGGTGACGCCTCCATCACCGAACAGCAACGCCTGGATTATCAGAACCGCCGTGAGGCTCAGGCTAGCCGCCCAAGGCCCGAAGAGGATAGTGATCAGGGCCCCTCCCAGCAGATGCCCCGAGGTGCCGCCCGCGATAGGGAAATTCACCATTTGGGCCGCAAAAACGAACGCGGACATGGCGGCCAGCACCGGGACCTGGCGTTCTTCCAGCTCCCTGCTCAGGCGCGAGGCTGCGTATCCCACGGCTCCCGCGCTCGCTACCGCTGTGCCGACCAGGGTCTTGGGGTCCAGAAAGCCGTCCGGAATGTGCATCTTTTCGCCTCCTCGTCGAGGAAGTTGCCGGGGTCGATTCCGGGTGGTGTCAGAGTAACCGCCCAGGGCATGCGCAGCCGGGCACGCTCCACCAGGTTCGCATCTGCCAGCAGGCCGGGCGTGCCCGCCGCCAGTACCTCACCTCCTTCCAGCACCAGGATGCGGTCTGCCCAGGCCGCGGCCAGGTCCACGTCGTGGGTGGCCAGGATGATGGTCTTGCCCGCGGCGCTCAGCGCCTCCAGGAAAGCCACCAGCTCAGTCTGGGTGGCGGGATCCAGGAAGGCGGTGGGTTCGTCCAGCACCAGGATGGGGGGATCCATGGCGAGCACTCCCGCCAGGGCCACCCGGCGCTTCTGACCCAGCGATAGGTCCTGGACCGGTCGCTCGGCCAGGTGACTTATCCCCAGCTGGTCGAGGGCGCGCGCCACCGCCTCGGCCACGCGGGCGGGAGGCCAGCCCAGTTGCAGAGGGCCGAAGGCCACGTCGTCGGCCACCGTGGGGGCGATCACCTGGTCGTCAGGATCCTGGAAGACAAAGCCCACCTGGGTCCTGGCCCAGTGGGAAGCTTCCCGGTCGAGGCGGCGTCCCCGTATGCGCACTTCACCGCGACCGGGCGAGAGCAAGCCGTTCAGGTGAAAGAGCAGGGTAGACTTGCCCGCTCCGTTGGGGCCCAGGATCGCCAGCCGGCTGCCCGGGCCCACGGTGAGGGATATCCCCTTGAGGACGAGCGGGCCGCCCGGGTAGGAAAACCAGAGATCCCGCACCTCCACCGCCATCTCACCCACCGCCACGGCTTCCTCCCCGCGGTGTGCGCTTTGCCTCTCCTCACCTGTGCGGGGACGGGGTACGGGTGGCACCTCACCCGGCAGGGGTCCTCCTGACCTGTACCCGCGCGCCACCATGGCCTGGTGGACCCGCTCCCCGCGATCCAGTGTGCGGAGCAGCGAGGCTCCGAGCAAACGTCCCAGCGTCCCCGCCGTGCGGGGATGGAGCACACTGCCCAGGTGGAACGCGCGGCAACCGAGAGCCCGCTGCATGCGCAGGATTTCGTGATGCACGAGGTCACCGTAGCGAACAGTACTGGCGATCAGGCTGGTGAGTACAGGGGGAACGCCCAGGTGGCGGAGGGTGCGCAGGATGCCCGTCCAGCCCACGATGCTGACCAGCAGCATCACAGCCAGGAGGGCGGAAACCATGCGCAGGGAGAGGATCAGCCCCTGGCCAAGCCCGGGAAGGGAGAAGTGCAGCAACGGGAATCGCACCTGCAGCGGGGCCACGAACGGGGGTGGTCCGGTGAGCCCCAGTACCGCCGTGGTCGTGGCCCCCAGCAGAAGGGGGTATGCCAGCCGCCCCGTCAGGCACCGCCAGGAAAGGCCCCGCCACCGGCAGGCGGCCACGAGAAGGAGGGCCGCTCCTCCCAGCAACCCGGCATGATCCAGGTTCACCAGCACAACTATCAAGGCCAGGAAACCGGCTACCGGAATATTGCTTCGCGCCAGCCCGGGGACCCCGACCATACCCTCACCGCCACCCGTATTGTAGCACGAACTTCCGGATGGTGCCACGTGCCTTGACGCCTCGCCCCTTGACGCCTCCTGAGCTGTGTTGCTCGTCCGCCGGCATATGGAGTGGTTTCTGCCACGGGGGAGGAATAATCTGGAGTATCAGCGAAGTATCAATCACCGATTGTGGGGTTGCCCTGAGCTTTCCCTCGCAGTTCGGGGGTAATCTGTCCATGCTAGATGGGAGGTGGCGAGACATGAGGCGCCCAGTGTGGTTGCTGGTCCTTGTCCTGCTTATGTGCGGCGTGTTCGTGGGCGGCGGGTGGGTGGCGGCTGCAACTCCGAGGGCCGCTTCTCCAGGGGCCGAGGGCCACCGGTACATCGTGGTGTTCCGGCCCGGGGTGCCCGCCGGAGAACAGCTGGCCGTGGCCCACCAGCACGGGGCCCGAGTTATCCACCGGTTGTGGGTGGTGAATGCCCTGGCCGTGGAATTCCCCTCCGTGGTCCCGCGCGCCCTGGCTTCCCATCCCTGGGTAGCCCGCGTGGAGGAGGATGCGCGGGCCTTTGCCCTGGCGCGCAAGCCACCGGCCCAGCCCGCGCAGCAACTGCCGTGGGGAGTGGACCGCATCGATGCCGACCTGGCCTGGGCATCCTCGCGGGGCACGGGCGTCAAGGTGGCGATAGTGGACACCGGGATCGACAAGGATCATCCCGACCTGGTGGACAACTTGAAGGGTGGCTACCTGGCCATCCAGACCGGTGTGTACAAGAGGAAGGGCCCTGACGGGTGGGACGATGATAACGGGCACGGCACCCACGTGGCCGGCATCGTGGCAGCCGTGGACAATACCATCGGCGTGGTGGGAGTTGCCCCGGAGGCCTGGCTCTACGGCGTCAAGGTGTTGGATCGCACCGGCTCCGGGTACTACTCCGACATCATCGAGGGAATTCAGTGGTGCATCGACAACGGCATGCAGGTCATCAACATGAGCCTGGGGGGTTCCACGGACAGCCCGGCCCTGCATGACGCGGTCATTGCCGCATACAACAGCGGCATCACCATAGTCTGCGCTGCGGGCAACTCCGGCCCCGAGGAAGACACGGTGGCCTACCCAGCCCGCTACCCCGAAGTGATCGCCGTGGCGGCCACGGCGGCAGATGACTCGGTGCCCGACTTCTCGAGCCGGGGGCCGGAGGTGGATATAGCCGCGCCGGGCGTGAGCATCCTGTCCACCTGGAACGATGGCGGGTACGCGACCGCGAGCGGCACTTCCATGGCCAGCCCCCATGTGGCGGGTACGGTGGCTCTCTACCTGGCAGCCCAGGGGCCGGCGTCTCCCGACCAGGTACGCCAGCATCTGATGGCAACTGCTGAACCTCTGCCCTATCCGTCTACCTGGGTGGGAGCGGGGCTGGTGGACGCCCAGGCTGCGGTGGGTTCCCGCTGACGCGATGTCCTGACCTTGCTTTGCACGCTGGGCAGGATGGCGGCCTCGCTGGCCGCCATCCTGCTGCTTTCGGGGTGGCCATCCCAGGCGGCTGCCCATTTTTTCGACAAGGGTAATCCGCTGTGGTTGGCGAAAGTCTCTGCATGTTTCCCGCAGCGGCCCGGTCGGGAGGGTGTTCCATGTACGACTTGCGGATAGTGGTTGAAGAAGTGAGGGGTTTTTGCGATATGCCCATGCGTCCCGGTGATTATTGCGAGCTCCGGGGCAGCCGCCTGTCGATTCCTGATGGGCGCTACTTTTGCATGTGGGCGCTGCAGAGCGTTCTCCCCCTGTTGCCGGTGAAGCAGCGGCGCATAGCCGAGGAAAACGACTGGATCCCCCGGACCTTCCGGGTGACCTGTCCGGATCCGGACGGTATGGTGATCCTCCGCATCGAGCAACTGGATGCCCGCGACCGGTCGCCCGTCGACCAACCGGGTGCACGGGGCGACTCGGCGGTCGAGCGACCGGCTCCAACTGGCCGGACGCTGGTCGAGCAGCCGAACGCGCGCCAGTGGACTCCCGCCGAGGGGAACGAAAGGGGGCCGCTTCCCCGGATGCTGGTCAACAGCCGGATGTGTTCCGGCTGCCGGTCCTGTGAGCTGGCCTGCAGCTACAGGCACGAGGGAGTTTTTGCCCCTTCCCTCTCGCGTATCACGGTGAGAAAGGATGAGGTCGGGGGGGCGGACGAGCCCGTGGTGTGCCGTCAGTGCGGGGTGGCGCGGTGTGTGCAGGTGTGTCCCTGCGGTGCCCTGGCCCGCAACCCCCGGACGGGTGCGGTGCGGGTGGATGCCGGGTTGTGCATGCGGTGTGGAGATTGCGTGGCGGCCTGTCCCTTCGGGGCCATCAGGATTCACCCCGACACCGCCCTTCCTCTCATCTGTGACCTGTGTGAGGGGGATCCTGCCTGTGTGGGCAGGTGCGCCACCGGGGCCCTGCGCTACGGCAGGGCAGGCGACCTCCGGCACGCGGCTGCGACCGGGCCGGGGGTGGCTGGTGAGGCGACTGCGGGTAGACGCAGGGACGGCGGTGCTGCTGAGTGCGAAGCCGGGGGTCAGGTGAAATGAGCGCACGGTGGGGATGTGGATACGCTGGCCGGGTACTGCTGGTGGACCTGACCGCCGGTCGGAGCACCATCGAGCCGCTTGACCACGGGGTGGCGCGCCGGTTCCTGGGCGGACGGGGCCTCAACATGCGGGTCCTGTACGATGAGGTCACCCCCGGGGTGCATCCCCTGTCACCGGAAAACCGGCTTATGTTTGCGACTGGCCCCCTGGTGGGCACCCACTTTCCGGGAGCCTGCCGCGTCAACGTGAGTGCGCGTTCCCCGCTCACCGGCATCCTGGGTGATAGCAACGCGGGCGGCTTTTTTGGCCCGGAACTCAAGTACGCCGGTTTCGATCAGGTGATCATCCAGGGCCGGGCTCCGCGGCCGGTATATCTGTTCATCACCGACGAGGGTGCTCATCTGCGCCCGGCAGAGCACCTGTGGGGCCTGGACGTATGGGAAACCCAGCAGGCCATCAGGTCCGAACTGGGTGATGAGGGAGTGCAGGTGGGAGTGGCAGGTCCGGCGGCCGAAAACGGGGTGCTTTTCGCGGGGGTATTCTTCAACCTGGCCCGTCCGGCCGCCCGCACCGGGATGGGGACGGTGATGGCGAGCAAGAACCGCAAGGCGGTGGCGGTGAGGGGCAGGGGGATGGTCAGGGTCGCCGACCCTGCCGCCTTCGCCTCCCTGGTGGGCACCGCCGATGCCGCCATATTCGCGCACCCGGAATACGATGCCCGCCGCCGGCTGGGCACCACCCGCCTGGTGCGTGCCCTCCACGGCCTGGGCTGCCTCGCCAGCTTCCACTTCCGCACCGGTTGCTTCCCCGGGGTGGACCGGGTGTCCGGGGAGCGTCTTGCTGCCACCTACCGCGTGAAGGGCAAGGCCTGCTTCGGGTGTACCATCCCCTGCAGCCGTTTCTTCCGCATAGAATCGGGGCCCTTCGCGGGCCTGGCCAGCGAGGGACCCGAATTCGAGGGCCTGGCGGGGTTCTCGTCCCGGGTGGGGAACGACGACCTGGCGGTTGCACTGCGGGCCATAGATATGTGCAATCGTTACGGGATGGACGTCATCTCCGCTTCGGAGGCGATTTCCTTCGTGATGGAGTTGGGCGAAGCCGGCCTGGTGAGTTCCCGTGAAGCGGACGGGCTGGATCTGCGCTGGG
Coding sequences within:
- the ytaF gene encoding sporulation membrane protein YtaF codes for the protein MPDWPVLLLTIALSLDGLGAGLSYGIRGTRLPPAAYLVIALLTGVLMSASIAAGQSIRTSTDAAVASTLGRLLLIAVGLWEVYQGWHQYLRRARTPSLATWRLRPLGIVVQILRDPEAADLDRSGRIDAGESALLGLALGLDAFGAGFAAGMLAFPAHVVVTVSLGCAAFVAAGVTIGRASTRACLPGQASVLPGLLLILLAAFHRT
- a CDS encoding dihydrodipicolinate synthase family protein; its protein translation is MAEPMFRGVFAPIPTPFGEDGEIAYGALRKNLDRWAATRLAGLVVLGSNGEFALLDPDEKEALVGFVREHFPADRPVIAGTGCESTRATIRFTRRAAQLGADAALVLNPYYYKGSMTDAALKRFYLDVAEASPIPVMVYNMPGNTGLNLSSSLVVELAQHPNIVGVKDSSGNIVQISEIVAGAPEGFAVFAGSGSFLLPTILMGGVGGTLAVANVLPDECAGIVSMAQEGRLEEARLLQLKILAANAAVTSRWGVAGLKAALDMIGYYGGPPRPPILPLDEAVRAQLRTILIQAGALAGCNEH
- a CDS encoding iron-containing alcohol dehydrogenase, whose protein sequence is MREAVWDFFQFQLPTRIVAGMQALSGLGDEVLGLAARADQRCCVLLVTDRDLAGAEPVRLVVDSLRGRGVGVEVFGEVAPDSSVGVVRRGAAAYLEAGAEVLVAVGGGSSIDTAKAINMMVSTGQDILDLQGVGVLDRPLRPLVAIPTTAGTGSEVTFFAMIRDPDLGEKLPFVSAYLAPHLAVLAPQLTVGMPPLLTATTGIDALTHAVEAFLSGNRDPISDALALRAVSLIWRNLPRAVHCGTDLEARAHMQVAACLAGMAFNHPMVGVVHALAHAVGGRYGVPHGLANAIFLPEGVRFNLPGNEVRLVELGRAMGLPGLPAAEGYGEADMAEAAARVVEETARFIDSLGIRRSLRAAGVGEEAVPVVAELALSDGSLAANPRWPEYQDLVAMVRSVL
- a CDS encoding SCP2 sterol-binding domain-containing protein; amino-acid sequence: MPYFKDAEDLYDLLGGLFRQGREHPDLAPKVAASKILIQFQYQEPEAVITINAKNPQEPPPYDVILGPTDIKPDVVMTMKADVAHEFWLGKVNLLTALARRQIVAQGPVSVAIKLVPVLGPAFTLYRQYLEQKGRQP
- a CDS encoding aldehyde ferredoxin oxidoreductase family protein, with the translated sequence MTGYHGRYLEVDLTRGQVEVRAWPSSWAERFVGGSGLGAWLIYQELGSALAGLHPLEAASPLVFATGPLTGSGLPGTARSVVCALSPLTGIWGEANAGGNFGPALRWAGWDGILIRGRAVRPCWLEITDRGAQIHPGEDLWGRDTYETTLALLERAPRGSLAAVGCIGPAGERRAPLAAIIHNRGHAFGRTGMGAVMGSKNLKAIAVWGRTPPPVADPALFREVRTRMLEKIREHIVTQSLSFAGTASSIDLSSLSGDLPVRNWSRPTWAGVEAINATSYESILVGKESCFGCPVGCKRRVRVGPPQPGRPGGPWQAEGPGPEYETLAALGSLLEVGDLGAIACANELCNRAGLDTISLGATLAMATELDEVGLLPPEMTGGLRLRWGDAAAMVEAVRRAAGGEGLGRWLEQGTRRLAAALLDHHGGRGDGVAAVIGEAAVHVKGLEVPMHDPRANHGMALAYATSYRGACHVSEINYFLEQGAATMPGLGLGEPLPGPSAGGKAPVVVAAQDFTGLACNCLLFCYFILVALDDTDVCQAVEAVTGRAWTVGALREAGERVWMLKRLINTARGVTRRDDRLPARLLRAFDEGPVAGSSPDLESMLDEFYRLRGLDEQGIPRPETLARLGLALAGLGRAGSPEER
- a CDS encoding Ldh family oxidoreductase; amino-acid sequence: MAEGASQPVYIRVDAQVMKDLVARILERVDVPPDQAEIIADVLVRADLRGIESHGVQRLNTYYLNRLRVGRINPRTEVTVVQRSAGLAVLDANNGMGQVAGVHAMRMCLEMAAEVGMAAVLVRNSNHYGIAGYYAMMALPHDMIGISLTNSQPLVIPTYGRKRIIGTNAISVAAPAGEERPFVLDMATSVVPIGRIEVYSRRRDKVPPHWGADEAGKPTDNPDRILHGGGLFPLGGPAETSGYKGYGLASVVDILCGVLSGAGFLTHVFPPGDPQGRPSNVGHFFAAIKIDAIMPPAQFKARLDQFIRELKNSPKEEGQDRIYLAGEKEFEAEEERAREGIPVNAVVLEEIRNNCRELGVPWPFPF
- a CDS encoding PDGLE domain-containing protein, translating into MTHSYQGAEKTHWWILAAAILVALLLAPIACPWPDGLERVAEDCAFLGRAITMLQAPIPDYSLPGVPGGASTALAGLLGVLVTFAAVWWLSRVVVHRTGRHC